A single window of Pseudomonas lutea DNA harbors:
- a CDS encoding ATP-binding protein, with the protein MTLSHDLQQSAIDNCAREPIQIPGSIQPQGFLMVIDESTSTVVQVSANVSDWLGLDPQSLIGAVLSDVFVEPDRLLRGLRNLPEEEHNPFHLGDVSFLQGTRAGQPMTMMVHRHDQVLIAEFEQAGDMATAYSNVYPLMRGFISQMNESESIAELCQRSAAEVKRITGFGRVKAYHFDAEGNGLVNAEMADDDYESLLGLSFPASDIPAQARALYLANRIRVIEDANYQPAALIPEHNPLTGAPLDLTYATLRSVSPVHLQYMRNMGTLASMSICIVVRGKLWGLISCHHATPRRVSFQTRTACELLGSVLSLQIESKEAQADNQRMLSLRRQIVQMLAAMADLDSVTGGLRSMPDVLLNFVGATGAAVISGASVDVYGDTPKRDEILRLTDWLSDHQPHEVFRSDNVSRDIPELPALAASVSGVLSTAISELHSNFIIWFRPEQTRVVNWAGKPEKSVGPTGSLNPRNSFALWQETVSGFSLPWDDMDVEAVIELRAAVLGIVLRKAEEMAALADELKKSNKELEAFSYSVSHDLRAPLRHIAGYAELLGDTEGTKLSTRGVRFLENISESARFAGTLVDNLLSFSQMGRSAMRFSDVDMNAMVESIRREMLPDYEGRALEWKVQEHLPVVIADAAFLHLAMRNLLSNAIKYSRTRDPAVIEVGSYEEDGKVVVFVRDNGVGFDMAYASKLFGVFQRLHRMEEFEGTGIGLASVRRIIERHDGTVWAHSQLHHGATFYFALPKRSVNATL; encoded by the coding sequence TTGACCCTCAGCCACGACCTCCAGCAAAGCGCAATCGACAATTGCGCACGCGAACCCATCCAGATTCCCGGCAGCATCCAGCCCCAGGGTTTCCTGATGGTCATTGATGAGAGCACCTCGACCGTCGTGCAGGTCAGTGCCAATGTCAGCGACTGGCTCGGGCTTGACCCGCAGTCGCTGATTGGCGCTGTCCTGAGCGACGTCTTCGTGGAGCCTGACCGGCTGCTTCGCGGCTTGCGCAACCTGCCTGAAGAAGAACACAACCCCTTCCACCTGGGCGATGTGAGCTTCCTGCAGGGCACGCGTGCCGGGCAGCCGATGACGATGATGGTCCACCGACATGACCAGGTCCTGATCGCCGAGTTCGAGCAGGCCGGCGACATGGCCACGGCCTACAGCAACGTGTACCCGCTGATGCGTGGTTTCATCAGCCAGATGAACGAAAGCGAGAGCATCGCCGAGCTCTGCCAGCGCTCTGCTGCCGAGGTCAAGCGCATCACCGGCTTTGGCCGGGTCAAGGCTTACCACTTCGACGCTGAAGGCAATGGCCTGGTCAATGCCGAGATGGCGGACGACGACTACGAAAGCCTGCTCGGCCTGAGCTTCCCGGCGTCCGACATCCCGGCCCAGGCCCGTGCGCTGTATCTGGCCAACCGCATCCGCGTGATCGAAGACGCCAACTACCAGCCCGCAGCGTTGATCCCCGAGCACAATCCGTTGACCGGTGCGCCGCTCGACCTGACCTACGCGACCCTGCGCAGCGTCTCACCGGTGCATCTGCAGTACATGCGCAACATGGGCACGCTGGCATCGATGTCCATTTGCATTGTGGTCCGAGGCAAGCTCTGGGGCCTGATCTCCTGTCATCACGCCACGCCACGGCGGGTCAGCTTCCAGACCCGTACGGCATGTGAACTGCTGGGCAGCGTGTTGTCCCTGCAGATCGAAAGCAAAGAGGCCCAGGCCGACAACCAGCGGATGCTCAGCCTGCGCCGGCAGATCGTGCAGATGCTCGCCGCCATGGCGGATCTGGACAGCGTGACGGGCGGCCTGCGCTCGATGCCCGATGTGCTGCTGAATTTTGTCGGCGCCACCGGTGCGGCGGTGATTTCAGGCGCCAGTGTCGATGTGTACGGTGACACACCCAAGCGCGACGAAATTCTCAGGCTGACGGACTGGCTGAGCGATCACCAGCCTCACGAGGTCTTTCGCTCGGACAACGTCAGCCGTGACATTCCCGAATTACCGGCACTCGCTGCCAGCGTCAGCGGCGTGCTGTCGACGGCCATTTCCGAGCTGCACTCGAACTTCATCATCTGGTTCCGCCCCGAGCAGACCCGCGTGGTCAATTGGGCCGGCAAGCCGGAAAAGAGTGTTGGTCCGACCGGCTCGCTGAACCCGCGCAACAGCTTTGCGCTGTGGCAGGAGACGGTCAGCGGGTTCTCCTTGCCCTGGGACGATATGGACGTCGAGGCGGTGATCGAGCTGCGTGCTGCGGTGTTGGGCATCGTGCTGCGAAAGGCTGAAGAGATGGCTGCGCTGGCCGATGAACTGAAGAAGTCCAACAAGGAACTCGAAGCGTTTTCCTACAGCGTGTCCCACGACTTGCGCGCGCCTTTGCGCCACATCGCCGGTTACGCCGAGCTGCTGGGCGATACCGAAGGCACCAAGCTGTCGACCCGCGGCGTGCGCTTTCTGGAAAACATCAGCGAGTCGGCGCGCTTCGCCGGCACACTGGTCGACAACCTGCTGAGTTTTTCGCAGATGGGCCGCTCGGCCATGCGCTTTTCCGACGTGGACATGAATGCCATGGTGGAGTCGATCCGCCGTGAAATGTTGCCCGATTACGAAGGCCGCGCGCTGGAATGGAAAGTCCAGGAACACCTGCCGGTGGTCATCGCCGATGCCGCGTTTTTGCACCTGGCCATGCGCAACCTGCTGTCCAACGCGATCAAGTACAGCCGCACGCGTGACCCGGCGGTGATCGAAGTCGGCAGCTACGAAGAAGACGGCAAGGTCGTGGTGTTTGTTCGCGACAACGGCGTGGGCTTCGACATGGCGTACGCCAGCAAGCTGTTCGGCGTGTTCCAGCGCTTGCACCGCATGGAGGAGTTTGAAGGGACCGGCATTGGTCTGGCCAGTGTCCGCCGGATTATCGAACGCCATGACGGGACGGTGTGGGCCCATAGCCAGCTGCATCATGGCGCCACCTTTTATTTTGCCCTGCCCAAGCGCAGCGTAAACGCAACCCTTTGA